The nucleotide sequence GGACTTGAAATTCGCGCGCTGCTTGCTAACGTGCGAATTTCGTGTTGCAATATCCAGCACAATCGGATTTGGCCGCTCGGCTGTGCGTTTCGCGACTTTGAGACTCAAGACTCGAACAGACTTCCGGAAGCCCGTTTGTGGCGTGGCACGCGCAAAAGCGTGGCCGCGTCTTTTTTATGTCTAGAGGAGGAGACTGGCGATGCAAAAGGGCACCGTCAAATGGTTCAACCCGACCAAGGGCTATGGCTTCATTCGACCGAACGGCGGCGATAAGGACGTCTTCGTCCACATCTCCGCCGTCGAGCGCGCGGGCCTCACGACCCTCAATGAAAACCAGGTGGTTGAATACGACCTCGTGGAGAACCGCGGCAAAACATCCGCGGAGAACCTCAAGGTCTCCTGATCTCTCCCGCGACTTTCGCAAGGGATCACGACGTTGCCCCCGGCTCTGCCGGGGGATCTTGTTTGTGAGTTCGGCAAGTCCCGCGACAGCGGCTCAGTTCACCACCGGCGAAATCAGGAAATTCTCCGAAGGTCCGCTTCCCGCCGTCTTGCACACGTCG is from Bradyrhizobium sp. ISRA430 and encodes:
- a CDS encoding cold-shock protein, whose protein sequence is MQKGTVKWFNPTKGYGFIRPNGGDKDVFVHISAVERAGLTTLNENQVVEYDLVENRGKTSAENLKVS